GGCTTTCCTCGTAGTTCAGGATCGGGTTGTCGTGCGCAAGGCTCTTGTTGTTGCGCACATCATTGAAGGCTTCCAGCACTGAGATACTGGACTTCAAAATGCGCTCGGTCATGGCCGACTCAAGGTGGCCACCTTCCCGGAGCGCCTTGACGTACTCGCCGAAGACACTGTGCAGCGGCTTGTCACGAGTGATCGTGATGCCGTGCGGCTCGCACGTCACACGGATGAACTTGTTGACGAAGGTATGCAGTCGATCCAGCCCACCCTCGGGCTGGTTCTTCTCGATGGCTTCGCGGACGTGCTCTGCCACCACCTCGAAATCCCGCTCATCTGCGATAGCAGTCAGTGCATCCAGCTCGGCCACCGGCTGGTCACTGAGAAGACGCTGGGCAATCTTTCGGCAGTCGTCGATCAGCAGCGGATTGCTGTCGCCAAAGCACTGCTCGTCGGTCGCATACTCGATCAGCCCGCCAATGACACGCCCCACGACATGATTACCATCCACGTCCCAGAAGGTGCGCATCCGGTTGGCCTTGGACGTACCCCGTGCCTTGTACCGTTCGGCGTCAATCTCAACCCGGTACTCGTCGAAGAAGTCACCGAAGGTGCGGTCAGAGAAGTTCAGGACATAGCCGCCACCCATACCAAGCAGCTTTTCCAGCTTGCGACGCTCACTTCCACTCAGATCGGACATAACTCCCTACGCCATCTTGATCCACACCATGCCGACAAGGGCCGTCAGGACAAGCCCGGCAAGCACGGTGCTGGCAT
This is a stretch of genomic DNA from Sterolibacterium denitrificans. It encodes these proteins:
- a CDS encoding abortive infection family protein, producing MSDLSGSERRKLEKLLGMGGGYVLNFSDRTFGDFFDEYRVEIDAERYKARGTSKANRMRTFWDVDGNHVVGRVIGGLIEYATDEQCFGDSNPLLIDDCRKIAQRLLSDQPVAELDALTAIADERDFEVVAEHVREAIEKNQPEGGLDRLHTFVNKFIRVTCEPHGITITRDKPLHSVFGEYVKALREGGHLESAMTERILKSSISVLEAFNDVRNNKSLAHDNPILNYEESLLIFNHVAASIRFIKALETKIKAQAKVAEQQAARFPWDERIPF